In Nocardia asteroides, a single genomic region encodes these proteins:
- a CDS encoding pyruvoyl-dependent arginine decarboxylase — protein MMHNTARGAVSAQRSALLGLPWVERLRTPASRPARAARSSGIPLTIEIGAATGTGPTALAAFDAALRELGVGEANLIRLSSVIPPRARLVRGARVRKPIAWGDRLYCVYAAEHTEEPGTLAAAGMGWVLRTDGSGAGLFVEHEAGSAAEVEALIRASLTDMTRRRSADFGPIQLCVTEIRAEAEPVCALVLAAYRATGWDGAR, from the coding sequence ATGATGCACAACACCGCGCGCGGAGCGGTCTCGGCACAGCGCAGCGCGCTGCTCGGGCTGCCGTGGGTGGAGCGATTACGCACCCCGGCGAGCAGGCCCGCCCGCGCGGCCCGGTCGTCCGGTATACCACTGACCATCGAGATCGGCGCGGCGACCGGAACCGGCCCGACGGCGCTGGCGGCGTTCGACGCGGCGCTGCGCGAGCTCGGCGTCGGCGAGGCGAACCTGATCCGGCTGTCGTCGGTGATCCCGCCGCGCGCCCGGCTGGTGCGCGGCGCGCGGGTGCGCAAGCCGATCGCCTGGGGGGACCGGCTGTACTGCGTGTACGCCGCCGAGCACACCGAGGAGCCGGGCACGCTGGCGGCCGCGGGCATGGGCTGGGTGCTGCGCACCGACGGCTCGGGGGCCGGGCTCTTCGTCGAGCACGAGGCCGGGAGCGCGGCCGAGGTGGAGGCGCTGATCCGGGCCAGCCTCACCGACATGACCCGGCGCAGGAGCGCCGACTTCGGCCCGATCCAGCTGTGCGTCACCGAGATTCGCGCGGAGGCCGAGCCCGTCTGCGCGCTGGTGCTCGCCGCGTACCGGGCCACGGGCTGGGACGGCGCCCGGTGA
- a CDS encoding GGDEF domain-containing protein, which translates to MNVHDGRTAGKLAQPGARCCALLLAGAAAIGVDLLAGTGPVAFGATAFVVLGSLGMIGFGLWRYRPAHPLPWYLLSASAVAFAAGTALRGTGLQPLDDICTLTGYAGIGAAATLWLRPRQARANHDLLLDSGLIGLGALLASWTFLISPILSSTGPGAVALIAAAYPVLDALLLTLVAYSMATGTSEPSLRLLHIGLLAILIGDLGYSLDTVGARLVGDDVLQAPLLVAYLAVGVAAVHPTMTSLGAQRHIHPQHSRQRASMIAVALIVAALVPVVGSSPTFLDRAVVSALFALMLIGVLVRSERAIVRSARSERRAQYQADHDMLTGLLNRSALLRALGHSRERWPEHPLCLLFLDLDGFKMVNDSYGHAVGDELIANAAARIRRVVGNRDVAARYGGDEFVVLAPLDRERAGALAERLLAAFVRPFELSVGEIPITASIGVACDGPRSFDAGVYELLREADSAMYHAKERSLGYAYREDVRHLPTEPGRRVWLPKGIDSTVNTAV; encoded by the coding sequence ATGAACGTGCACGACGGACGAACGGCCGGGAAGCTCGCGCAGCCGGGGGCGCGCTGCTGCGCGCTGTTGCTGGCGGGCGCCGCCGCCATCGGGGTCGACCTGCTGGCGGGCACCGGCCCGGTGGCCTTCGGCGCCACCGCGTTCGTCGTGCTGGGCTCGCTGGGCATGATCGGGTTCGGGCTGTGGCGGTACCGCCCGGCGCACCCGCTGCCCTGGTACCTGCTCTCCGCCTCGGCGGTGGCCTTCGCCGCCGGCACGGCGCTGCGCGGCACCGGGCTGCAACCGCTGGACGACATCTGCACCCTGACCGGGTACGCCGGGATCGGCGCGGCCGCCACGCTCTGGCTGCGGCCGCGGCAGGCGCGCGCCAACCACGACCTGCTGCTCGACTCCGGGCTGATCGGGCTCGGCGCGCTGCTCGCCTCCTGGACCTTCCTGATCTCGCCGATCCTGAGCTCGACCGGGCCGGGCGCGGTGGCGCTGATCGCGGCGGCGTACCCGGTGCTGGACGCGCTGCTGCTGACGCTGGTCGCCTACTCGATGGCGACCGGCACCTCGGAGCCATCGCTGCGGCTGCTGCACATCGGGCTGCTCGCGATCCTGATCGGCGATCTCGGCTACAGCCTGGACACGGTCGGCGCGCGGCTGGTCGGCGACGACGTCCTGCAGGCGCCGCTGCTCGTCGCGTACCTGGCCGTCGGGGTGGCCGCCGTGCACCCGACCATGACCTCGCTCGGCGCCCAGCGGCACATCCACCCGCAGCACTCGCGGCAGCGCGCCAGCATGATCGCGGTGGCGCTGATCGTCGCCGCGCTGGTGCCGGTGGTCGGCTCCAGCCCGACCTTCCTGGACCGGGCGGTGGTCTCGGCGCTCTTCGCGCTCATGCTGATCGGCGTGCTGGTCCGCAGCGAGCGCGCCATCGTGCGCAGCGCCCGCAGCGAGCGCAGGGCCCAGTACCAGGCCGACCACGACATGCTCACCGGGTTGCTCAACCGCTCGGCGCTGCTGCGCGCGCTCGGCCACAGCCGGGAGCGCTGGCCCGAGCACCCGCTCTGTCTGCTCTTCCTCGACCTGGACGGCTTCAAGATGGTCAACGACAGCTACGGCCACGCCGTCGGCGACGAGCTGATCGCCAACGCCGCCGCCCGGATCCGCCGGGTGGTCGGCAACCGGGATGTCGCCGCCCGCTACGGCGGCGACGAGTTCGTCGTGCTCGCCCCGCTGGACCGGGAGCGGGCGGGGGCGCTGGCCGAGCGGCTGCTCGCCGCCTTCGTGCGGCCGTTCGAGCTGAGCGTCGGCGAGATCCCGATCACCGCCAGCATCGGCGTCGCCTGCGACGGCCCGCGCAGCTTCGACGCGGGCGTCTACGAACTACTACGCGAGGCCGACTCGGCGATGTACCACGCCAAGGAGCGCTCGCTGGGCTATGCCTACCGCGAGGACGTCCGGCACCTGCCCACCGAGCCGGGGCGGCGGGTCTGGCTGCCGAAGGGTATCGACAGCACGGTGAACACTGCGGTCTAG
- a CDS encoding DUF6319 family protein, giving the protein MPSPRNRPKPLSDSEINQIAAEIAAGRPPMVWFTSAAVGVPEGRSGKVLSLGDPSDGDFLQVKPTGSKDVLAFSPVEVTLVKPVRPAKPAPPKAPAGAAPGTGAAASGAVAPGPGPARPAPAPPGQAPANTVAPTPTPREDTPVTQPTTAPKPAAPAATAEPKPRPAKAPARKAKTPEVTITLNGTAEGEWTVDVVSGKKRTVRGLAISTTAISQAAKILHPEVEEVVTGILEAVRRDQQAKVAQLQAELEQARKLLTELGD; this is encoded by the coding sequence ATGCCCTCGCCACGTAACCGGCCGAAACCCCTGTCCGACAGCGAGATCAATCAGATCGCGGCGGAGATAGCCGCGGGCAGGCCGCCGATGGTGTGGTTCACCTCGGCCGCGGTCGGCGTGCCGGAGGGCAGATCCGGCAAGGTGCTCTCCCTCGGCGATCCATCCGACGGGGATTTCCTGCAGGTCAAACCCACCGGTTCGAAGGACGTGCTCGCCTTCTCCCCGGTCGAGGTCACGCTGGTCAAGCCCGTCCGCCCGGCCAAGCCGGCCCCGCCGAAGGCGCCTGCCGGTGCCGCGCCCGGCACCGGTGCCGCAGCCTCCGGCGCCGTCGCTCCCGGGCCGGGGCCTGCCCGCCCTGCCCCCGCGCCCCCGGGCCAGGCGCCCGCGAATACTGTTGCCCCGACACCGACCCCCAGGGAGGACACCCCCGTGACACAGCCGACCACGGCCCCCAAGCCCGCCGCCCCGGCGGCCACCGCCGAGCCCAAGCCGCGCCCGGCCAAGGCCCCGGCCCGCAAGGCGAAGACGCCGGAGGTCACCATCACGCTCAACGGCACCGCCGAGGGCGAGTGGACGGTCGACGTGGTGAGCGGCAAGAAGCGCACGGTGCGCGGCCTCGCGATCAGCACCACCGCGATCTCGCAGGCGGCCAAGATCCTGCACCCCGAGGTCGAGGAGGTCGTCACGGGCATCCTCGAGGCCGTCCGCCGCGATCAGCAGGCCAAGGTCGCCCAGCTCCAGGCCGAACTGGAGCAGGCGAGGAAACTGCTCACCGAGCTCGGCGACTAG
- a CDS encoding DoxX family protein, with amino-acid sequence MLLRRLARPLLASAFVVDGIDTLRNPEPRVKAATDLVQKGQRTLPEDVATRLPSDTATLVKVNAAAQVGAGTLLALGKAPRLAALVLAATVVPATITEQDFWAEDDPERKSAKRAAFLKDVALLGGLMIASADTEGKPSLGWRGRRAAKNAAATVSAALPIGASAADGTGDALRKHAHEVADAARSIAGTAGARGAVIAEVAKDRGSDLADVAKDRGAKLAVVAKDRGSDLADVAKDRGGDWAETARKQSRRAAKKARKRAPVLAEAARERGAELAELARERGSELADVAKDRGAKFADVAKDRGGDWADLAKDRGSDLADTAKDRGAKFADLAKDRGSDLADTAKDRGATLAALAKDRSSDFADTARDRGGDWAGTARKRAPELADTARKQSRRAAKKARKRAPELAEAAREQALTARERSARLAEIARERAPELGDAARSRAELARDRSVHLAELARARAEVARDRAEARLR; translated from the coding sequence ATGTTGTTGCGCCGACTCGCGCGACCCTTGCTGGCCAGTGCGTTCGTCGTGGACGGGATCGATACCCTGCGTAATCCGGAACCGCGGGTGAAGGCAGCGACCGACCTCGTGCAGAAGGGTCAGCGGACGCTGCCCGAGGATGTCGCCACCAGGTTGCCGTCCGATACCGCCACGCTGGTCAAGGTCAATGCCGCCGCTCAGGTCGGAGCGGGCACGCTGCTCGCGCTCGGCAAGGCGCCGCGGCTCGCGGCACTGGTGCTGGCCGCCACGGTCGTCCCGGCCACGATCACCGAGCAGGATTTCTGGGCTGAGGACGATCCGGAACGCAAGTCCGCGAAGCGGGCCGCGTTCCTCAAGGACGTGGCGCTGCTCGGCGGGCTGATGATCGCCAGCGCCGACACCGAGGGCAAGCCCTCGCTGGGCTGGCGCGGCAGGCGGGCGGCGAAGAACGCCGCGGCCACCGTCTCCGCGGCGCTGCCGATCGGGGCGAGCGCCGCCGACGGCACCGGTGACGCGCTGCGCAAGCACGCGCACGAGGTGGCCGACGCGGCGCGCAGTATCGCGGGCACCGCGGGCGCCAGGGGCGCGGTGATCGCCGAGGTCGCCAAGGACCGGGGTTCGGATCTCGCCGACGTCGCGAAGGACCGCGGGGCGAAGCTCGCCGTGGTCGCGAAGGATCGCGGCTCCGATCTCGCCGATGTGGCGAAGGACCGCGGCGGCGACTGGGCCGAGACGGCGCGCAAGCAGAGCCGCAGGGCGGCCAAGAAGGCGCGCAAGCGGGCGCCGGTGCTGGCCGAGGCGGCGCGCGAGCGCGGCGCGGAGCTGGCCGAACTCGCCCGCGAGCGCGGTTCCGAGCTGGCCGACGTCGCGAAGGACCGCGGCGCGAAGTTCGCCGATGTGGCGAAGGACCGCGGCGGCGACTGGGCCGACCTCGCGAAGGACCGCGGTTCGGATCTCGCCGACACCGCCAAGGACCGCGGCGCGAAATTCGCCGACCTGGCCAAGGACCGCGGCTCCGACCTCGCCGACACCGCGAAGGATCGCGGCGCGACGCTGGCGGCGCTGGCGAAGGACCGGAGCTCGGACTTCGCCGACACCGCGCGGGACCGTGGCGGCGACTGGGCCGGCACCGCCCGCAAGCGGGCCCCCGAGCTCGCCGACACGGCGCGCAAGCAGAGCCGCAGGGCGGCGAAGAAGGCGCGCAAGCGGGCGCCGGAGCTGGCCGAGGCGGCCCGCGAGCAGGCGCTCACGGCGCGTGAGCGCAGCGCGCGGCTGGCCGAGATCGCCCGCGAGCGGGCCCCCGAGCTCGGCGACGCCGCGCGCTCGCGGGCCGAGCTGGCCCGCGACCGCAGCGTGCACCTGGCCGAGCTGGCCAGGGCCCGCGCCGAGGTCGCGCGTGACCGGGCCGAGGCCCGGCTGCGCTGA
- a CDS encoding STAS domain-containing protein, which produces MAAHPAGPGADRPRRPEPDLVSPGTDAAVCFSEARLRRDITLLTVGGEIDLSTAPVLKERLSSAADGAGTLVVDLTPVTFLAAAGLRVLLDAQCAADRSQLRLVWITGARPVDRAVEIGGAGDRLRRVSSLASILGHRERRMPATG; this is translated from the coding sequence ATGGCCGCTCATCCGGCAGGGCCCGGTGCCGATCGCCCGCGCCGCCCGGAGCCCGATCTGGTGTCGCCGGGAACCGATGCGGCGGTGTGCTTCTCGGAGGCCAGGCTGCGGCGCGACATCACACTGCTCACCGTCGGCGGTGAGATCGACCTCTCCACCGCGCCGGTCCTCAAGGAGCGGCTCAGCTCCGCCGCGGACGGGGCGGGCACGCTGGTCGTCGACCTGACGCCGGTGACGTTCCTCGCGGCGGCCGGGCTGCGGGTGCTGCTCGACGCGCAGTGCGCGGCCGACCGCTCGCAGCTGCGGCTGGTCTGGATCACCGGGGCCCGCCCGGTGGATCGGGCGGTCGAGATCGGCGGGGCCGGAGACCGGCTGCGCCGGGTCTCCTCGCTGGCCAGCATCCTCGGGCACCGGGAACGCCGAATGCCGGCGACCGGCTGA
- a CDS encoding mycofactocin-coupled SDR family oxidoreductase, translating into MGQLDGRVAVITGGARGQGRSHAVLLAGEGADIVLADLAAPLPGLQYPLATPGDLAETAELVRAAGGRCHTVRADVRSRDDMERVAAEALREFGRIDILLANAGIATNGTIADLDERTWRDTVDVDLSGVFHSIKAVLPSMLERRWGRIVATSSIVGRMGAAGSGAYAAAKWGVIGLIKSLALEVGESGITANAVLPSGVRTDMVMNPATYRILLPDLENPTREDAEAMFAEGGGLIEPEEVSRLVLLLVGPHGGRFNGEALSISDGMSGGTV; encoded by the coding sequence ATGGGACAGCTGGACGGCCGCGTCGCCGTGATCACCGGCGGGGCGCGCGGGCAGGGCCGCTCGCACGCCGTGCTGCTCGCCGGGGAGGGCGCCGACATAGTGCTCGCCGACCTCGCGGCGCCGCTGCCCGGGCTGCAGTACCCGCTCGCCACCCCCGGCGACCTCGCCGAGACCGCCGAGCTGGTGCGCGCGGCCGGCGGGCGCTGCCACACCGTGCGCGCCGACGTGCGCAGCCGCGACGACATGGAGCGGGTGGCCGCCGAGGCGCTCCGCGAATTCGGCCGGATCGACATCCTGCTCGCCAATGCCGGGATCGCCACCAACGGCACCATCGCCGACCTCGACGAGCGCACCTGGCGCGACACCGTCGACGTCGATCTCTCCGGCGTCTTCCACAGCATCAAGGCGGTGCTGCCGAGCATGCTGGAGCGGCGCTGGGGCCGGATCGTCGCCACCTCGTCCATCGTCGGGCGGATGGGCGCCGCCGGCTCCGGCGCCTACGCCGCCGCGAAGTGGGGTGTGATCGGACTGATCAAGTCGCTCGCACTGGAGGTGGGGGAGTCCGGCATCACCGCCAACGCCGTGCTCCCCTCCGGCGTGCGCACCGACATGGTCATGAATCCAGCCACCTACCGGATACTGCTCCCCGATCTGGAGAACCCAACGCGGGAGGATGCCGAGGCCATGTTCGCCGAGGGCGGCGGGCTGATCGAGCCGGAGGAGGTCTCCCGGCTGGTGCTGCTGCTCGTCGGCCCGCACGGCGGCCGGTTCAACGGCGAGGCGCTGAGCATCTCGGACGGTATGTCCGGGGGGACCGTCTGA
- a CDS encoding cryptochrome/photolyase family protein has protein sequence MTARVTLALFTRDLRVHDNPVLTAAHRGGDAVVPVFVLDDAILGGAYAAPNRVRFLLAALDELDAELRRIGGRLILRRGRVAAEVLRLAAEVDAAEVHVAADASGYSSRREHALRDGLAADGRTLRVHAAVVTAADPEVLTPSTGRDHFAVFSPYFRRWSQAHQRRPLGTPRALTVPDVRGERLPDATELSSGEPSPRLAVGGETSGRKIVKDWLAGPVGQYAENHDDLAGDATSKISPYLHFGCLSPTELVHRVDMDTEGGHAFVRQLAWRDFYAQLLGANPEIARRDYRTGPIEWRDDPESAAAWKEARTGYPLVDAAMRQLHEEGWMHNRGRLVTAGFLTKSLRIDWRVGAAHFLHWLVDGDIANNQLNWQWSSGTGTDTRPNRVLNPLRQAERYDPDGAYVRRYIPELAHLPGAEIHRPWRAGADYPAPIVDVNGM, from the coding sequence GTGACAGCGCGCGTCACCCTCGCCCTGTTCACCCGGGATCTCCGGGTGCACGACAACCCGGTGCTCACCGCGGCCCACCGCGGGGGTGACGCGGTCGTACCGGTCTTCGTCCTGGACGACGCCATCCTCGGCGGCGCGTACGCCGCCCCGAACCGGGTCCGGTTCCTGCTCGCCGCGCTGGACGAGCTGGACGCCGAGCTGCGCCGGATCGGCGGCAGGCTGATCCTGCGCCGCGGCCGGGTCGCCGCGGAGGTGCTCCGGCTGGCCGCGGAGGTGGACGCCGCCGAGGTGCACGTGGCCGCCGACGCCAGTGGCTACAGCAGCCGCAGGGAGCACGCGCTGCGCGACGGCCTCGCCGCCGACGGCCGCACGCTCCGGGTGCACGCCGCCGTCGTCACCGCGGCCGACCCCGAGGTGCTCACGCCCTCCACCGGCCGCGACCACTTCGCCGTCTTCTCGCCGTACTTCCGGCGCTGGAGCCAGGCGCACCAGCGCCGCCCGCTCGGCACGCCGCGCGCGCTCACCGTGCCCGACGTGCGCGGCGAGCGGCTGCCGGACGCCACCGAGCTGAGCAGCGGGGAACCGTCGCCGCGGCTCGCGGTCGGTGGCGAGACCTCGGGGCGCAAGATCGTCAAGGACTGGCTGGCCGGGCCGGTGGGGCAGTACGCCGAGAACCACGACGACCTGGCAGGCGACGCCACCTCGAAGATCTCGCCGTACCTGCACTTCGGCTGTCTCTCGCCGACCGAGCTGGTGCACCGGGTCGACATGGACACCGAGGGCGGCCACGCCTTCGTCCGGCAGCTGGCCTGGCGCGACTTCTACGCCCAGCTGCTCGGCGCGAACCCGGAGATCGCCCGGCGGGACTACCGCACCGGCCCGATCGAGTGGCGCGACGATCCGGAGTCGGCGGCGGCCTGGAAGGAAGCGCGCACCGGCTATCCGCTGGTGGACGCGGCCATGCGGCAGCTGCACGAGGAGGGCTGGATGCACAACCGCGGCCGCCTCGTCACCGCGGGCTTCCTGACCAAGTCGCTGCGGATCGACTGGCGGGTCGGCGCGGCGCACTTCCTGCACTGGCTGGTCGACGGCGATATCGCGAACAACCAGCTGAACTGGCAGTGGTCCTCGGGCACCGGCACCGACACCAGGCCGAACCGGGTGCTCAACCCGCTGCGCCAGGCCGAGCGGTACGACCCGGACGGCGCCTACGTGCGCCGCTACATTCCGGAGCTCGCGCACCTGCCCGGCGCGGAGATCCACCGGCCGTGGCGGGCGGGCGCCGACTACCCGGCGCCGATCGTCGACGTCAACGGAATGTAG
- a CDS encoding lipocalin family protein: MNPFRTQRPTKRGGRLLALAAATVAALAPALTAGPAAAAGPAPVPALEVTSYLGTWNQLAAVPAPFNLECARDTQANYTLDPQGNVAVFNRCTTWDGGSNEIRGTARIVDQVTKAQLRVEFPNVPFQEDPAGTPNYIVTALGPDYSWAVVTDPSRLSGFVLSRTPALDEASWDQVRGAIEAAGQSPCLYLTSPTTGGIDTVAPLCTR, translated from the coding sequence GTGAACCCATTCCGCACGCAACGTCCCACGAAGCGCGGGGGCAGGCTGCTCGCGCTGGCCGCGGCGACGGTCGCCGCGCTCGCCCCCGCGCTCACCGCGGGCCCGGCGGCCGCGGCGGGCCCGGCCCCGGTGCCCGCGCTCGAGGTGACCAGCTACCTCGGCACCTGGAACCAGCTGGCCGCGGTGCCCGCGCCGTTCAACCTGGAGTGCGCCCGCGACACCCAGGCGAACTACACCCTCGACCCGCAGGGCAATGTCGCGGTCTTCAACCGCTGCACCACCTGGGACGGCGGCAGCAACGAGATCCGCGGCACCGCCAGGATCGTCGATCAGGTGACCAAGGCTCAGCTGCGGGTGGAGTTCCCGAACGTCCCCTTCCAGGAGGACCCGGCCGGCACCCCGAACTACATCGTGACCGCGCTCGGCCCGGACTACTCGTGGGCCGTCGTCACCGACCCGTCGCGGCTCTCCGGCTTCGTGCTCTCCCGGACGCCGGCGCTGGACGAGGCGAGCTGGGACCAGGTGCGCGGCGCCATCGAGGCCGCGGGCCAGAGCCCGTGCCTCTACCTGACCTCGCCCACCACCGGCGGCATCGACACCGTCGCCCCGCTGTGCACCCGGTGA
- a CDS encoding MerR family transcriptional regulator, producing the protein MTGIAYSGQNDVMPAGSTPVTDTAGYTVRAVADRLGIPTATLRSWTRRYDIGPAQERPGKHRLYSEADIAQLGRMLTLIKEGASPAGAAAAVRGHAPLRGDRTGLLAAVFALDTTTVGAIIEAHVRAFGVVDTWDLMCRPTFADIVARQLGGERCIDVEHSLSWSIASVLHRSCPPPPAARTTVVLACTGGETHTLPLEVLRAALAEQGVGAHMLGANVPTEALADTLGRGTGAKAVLLWSQLEPTALTSAVLTCIDAGARVLAGGPGWESVILPDGARRVGSLADAVARLR; encoded by the coding sequence ATGACGGGGATCGCCTACAGCGGGCAGAATGATGTCATGCCCGCCGGTTCCACCCCAGTCACCGATACGGCCGGCTACACCGTCCGCGCCGTCGCCGACCGCCTCGGAATTCCCACCGCGACGCTGCGCAGCTGGACCCGCCGCTACGACATCGGCCCCGCCCAGGAGCGGCCAGGCAAGCACCGGCTCTACTCCGAGGCCGATATCGCCCAGCTCGGCCGGATGCTCACCCTGATCAAGGAGGGCGCCAGCCCGGCTGGCGCCGCCGCCGCGGTGCGCGGCCACGCTCCGCTCCGCGGCGACCGCACCGGGCTGCTCGCCGCCGTCTTCGCGCTGGACACCACGACTGTCGGCGCGATCATCGAGGCGCACGTGCGCGCCTTCGGCGTGGTGGACACCTGGGACCTGATGTGCCGCCCGACCTTCGCCGACATCGTCGCCCGCCAGCTCGGCGGGGAGCGCTGCATCGACGTCGAGCACTCGCTCTCCTGGAGCATCGCCTCGGTGCTGCACCGCAGCTGCCCGCCGCCCCCCGCCGCGCGGACCACGGTGGTGCTGGCCTGCACCGGCGGTGAGACGCACACGCTCCCGCTGGAGGTGCTGCGCGCCGCGCTCGCCGAGCAGGGGGTCGGGGCGCACATGCTCGGCGCGAACGTGCCGACCGAGGCGCTGGCCGACACGCTCGGCCGCGGCACCGGGGCGAAGGCGGTGCTGCTCTGGTCCCAGCTGGAGCCGACCGCGCTCACGTCGGCCGTGCTCACCTGCATCGACGCGGGCGCGCGGGTGCTCGCGGGCGGGCCGGGCTGGGAGTCGGTGATCCTGCCCGACGGCGCGCGGCGGGTCGGCAGTCTCGCCGACGCCGTCGCCCGGCTGCGCTGA
- a CDS encoding TIGR01777 family oxidoreductase produces MGIESSAVVAAPRSEVFAWYGRPGAFARLTPPWQPVTLAAEADSLRDGTAVLRLPGGLRWVARHQQAEYDPPHRFVDEIAVDGIASAPAGTLLRWRHVHDFEEVDAEHTRVLDRVESTVPELALRAMFDYRYRQLAGDLAAHAAAAGHGYRPGTVAVTGASGLVGSAVAAFLSTGGHRVLRLVRHAPQAADERRWQPDDPAPELLDGVDAVVHLAGASIAGRFTEAHRDAVASSRIGPTRKLAEVAARAGVRSFVSASAIGFYGYDRGDEMLTEDSGRGDGFLADVVADWEAELRPATEAGVRTVAVRTGIVQSPAGGTLKLLRPLFSAGLGGRIGDGRQWFSWIGIDDLVDVYHRALWDESLSGPVNAVAPEPVRNAEYTKVLAKVLRRPALLPVPKFGPALLLGEQGAREVAAASQRVEPTRLRAAGHHFRNPDLDSALRHVLGRTER; encoded by the coding sequence ATGGGAATCGAGTCGAGCGCCGTCGTCGCGGCGCCGCGTTCGGAGGTCTTCGCCTGGTACGGAAGGCCGGGCGCGTTCGCCCGGCTCACCCCGCCCTGGCAGCCGGTCACGCTGGCCGCCGAGGCGGATTCGCTGCGCGACGGCACGGCGGTGCTGCGGCTGCCGGGCGGGCTGCGCTGGGTCGCGCGGCACCAGCAGGCGGAGTACGACCCGCCGCATCGCTTCGTGGACGAGATCGCGGTGGACGGCATCGCCTCGGCCCCGGCCGGGACGCTGCTGCGCTGGCGGCACGTGCACGACTTCGAGGAGGTCGACGCGGAGCACACCCGGGTGCTCGACCGGGTCGAGAGCACCGTGCCCGAGCTCGCGCTGCGCGCCATGTTCGACTACCGGTACCGCCAGCTCGCCGGTGATCTGGCCGCGCACGCCGCGGCGGCCGGGCACGGGTACCGGCCGGGCACCGTCGCGGTGACCGGCGCCTCCGGGCTGGTCGGCTCGGCGGTCGCTGCCTTCCTGAGCACCGGGGGGCACCGGGTGCTTCGGCTGGTCAGGCACGCGCCGCAGGCGGCCGACGAGCGGCGGTGGCAGCCCGACGATCCCGCGCCCGAGCTGCTGGACGGCGTCGACGCGGTGGTGCACCTGGCCGGCGCCTCGATCGCGGGCCGCTTCACCGAGGCGCACCGGGACGCGGTGGCGAGCAGCCGGATCGGGCCGACCCGGAAGCTGGCCGAGGTCGCCGCGCGAGCGGGGGTGCGCAGCTTCGTGAGCGCGTCGGCCATCGGCTTCTACGGCTACGACCGCGGTGACGAGATGCTCACCGAGGATTCCGGCCGTGGCGACGGCTTCCTCGCCGACGTGGTGGCGGACTGGGAGGCCGAGCTGCGCCCGGCGACCGAGGCGGGGGTGCGCACGGTCGCGGTGCGCACCGGGATCGTGCAGTCGCCGGCGGGCGGGACGCTGAAGCTGCTGCGGCCGCTGTTCAGCGCCGGGCTCGGCGGCCGGATCGGCGACGGCAGGCAGTGGTTCTCCTGGATCGGCATCGACGACCTGGTCGACGTCTACCACCGCGCGCTCTGGGACGAGAGCCTGAGCGGGCCGGTCAACGCGGTCGCGCCGGAGCCGGTGCGCAATGCCGAGTACACGAAGGTACTGGCCAAGGTGCTGCGCCGCCCGGCGCTGCTCCCGGTGCCGAAGTTCGGGCCCGCGCTGCTGCTCGGCGAGCAGGGCGCGCGCGAGGTCGCGGCGGCGAGTCAGCGGGTCGAGCCAACGCGGCTGCGCGCCGCCGGGCACCACTTCCGCAACCCCGATCTGGACTCCGCGCTGCGCCACGTGCTCGGCCGCACCGAGCGCTGA
- a CDS encoding nuclear transport factor 2 family protein, whose product MAPDPAPARDDLLTAVLASPAAVAAKDRAGWLALFTPEAVVEDPVGSRPHVGLAAIGRFHDTFIAPNTITFQPDADIVTGRTVLRDLAITIRMSTGATVRVPMHLRYDLVRHQDSWRIAHLAAHWEFTPMVLRLLGTGPRGLGAGTLLGGQLLTNLGPGGALGMLGAVRGVGARGRRSAERVLRGAADGEAAELAGVATELPSGRVRPADFAAYLRGATVSKVLAAGRTVTASVRLGDRPAVAVAEFTGRRVARLRLIAE is encoded by the coding sequence ATGGCTCCGGATCCCGCCCCCGCCCGCGACGACCTGCTCACCGCCGTGCTGGCCTCACCCGCCGCGGTGGCGGCGAAGGACCGGGCCGGGTGGCTCGCCCTGTTCACGCCGGAGGCGGTGGTGGAGGATCCGGTCGGCTCGCGCCCGCACGTCGGGCTCGCGGCGATCGGCCGCTTCCACGACACCTTCATCGCGCCGAACACCATCACCTTCCAGCCGGACGCCGACATCGTCACCGGCCGGACCGTGCTGCGCGACTTGGCGATCACCATCCGGATGTCGACCGGCGCCACCGTCCGGGTGCCCATGCACCTGCGCTACGACCTCGTGCGGCACCAGGATTCCTGGCGCATCGCGCACCTCGCCGCGCACTGGGAGTTCACGCCGATGGTGCTGCGGTTGCTCGGCACCGGGCCGCGCGGGCTCGGCGCGGGGACGCTGCTCGGCGGGCAGCTGCTCACCAACCTCGGCCCCGGCGGCGCGCTCGGCATGCTCGGCGCGGTGCGCGGAGTCGGGGCGCGCGGGCGGCGCAGCGCGGAGCGGGTGCTGCGCGGCGCAGCCGACGGGGAGGCCGCGGAGCTGGCCGGGGTGGCGACCGAGCTGCCCTCCGGACGCGTGCGGCCCGCCGACTTCGCGGCGTACCTGCGCGGGGCCACGGTGTCGAAGGTGCTCGCCGCGGGCCGGACCGTGACCGCATCGGTCCGGCTCGGCGACCGCCCGGCCGTCGCGGTCGCGGAGTTCACCGGCCGCCGCGTCGCGCGGCTCCGGCTGATCGCCGAGTAG